The genome window CCGCCATCAGCAAGCGTTTATAGGCCAAAGGCACGGGGGCCCCCCCCTCTTCTCGCGGGATCTGAGTGACCACTTCGTCCAGACGAACGCCATAGGTCGCCTCAACCTCACGAAAGGGGAAGTTCAACATATTCTCAAACTCCGGCCCGCCGGGAAACAGCTTAAGCGGCCGCCCGATGCTGCTGCGCGCGTTACTCCAGCCCCACCACTGCGTGTAAAATGATTTCTCCCCCACCTCGGTACAAATCCAGCCGTTGGGCGAATCGCGGTAGACCAGCACATAGGGGCGCATGGCGCGGAATGCTTCACTTTCCAGTTCCCCTTGGCTCTGTGTCCAAGCCTGAAGCGCGGCTTGCAACATCGGTGACCCACCATCCCAGATCAGCGACAATGGCTGCTGTTGCTGGTGAAAGCACCAACCGTTCGGCTCTTCATGAGACAGACGCAGCATGCCATCGGCGTGGCGGGTTTTACCATCTAGCCACAGCTTGCCTCGATCAAGGATATCGCGCGCTTCCGGCAGCGCCTCTATCCCGGCTTTGGTCAGAGAATAGCGCCGATTCTCGATCGAAAAGAGCGCCGCGCCCATCGTGTCTTCCAGTTGCTGAATATGCCGCCGAACCGTCTGACGCGTACTAGACAATTGTGCGACCGCATGGCTCAGGTTCAAGGTGCTCGCCAGCGTCACAAACGAGCGGATCATCTCGAACAGAAGCGCCGGGGCGGGCTCTTTTAGCGGGGGCTTTGGCGCGGCGTCGACCGGCGCGATATCGGACATATGCTGGTTCATAAGCAAAGGATGGTACATGAACCACCCCACAACGCAACATAATCCATCCAGCTAAGGTAAATTGGTTAACACAATTGGGTCAGAACTAGGCAATTGATCCTCAATACATTGCGGGTAGTGAATGTAATGTACTCAACCTGAGGTATTGAACCATGTCCCATCCTGTAGACATTCACGTTGGTCGGCGACTCAAGCAAGCCCGCACCCTGCGGCGGCAGTCCCAAACCGACGTTGCGCGTGAACTTAAACTCTCGTTTCAGCAGATCCAAAAGTATGAAATCGGGTCCAATCGGATCGCCGCCAGCCGCCTGCATGAACTGGCTCGGATACTCGAAGTCACCCCCGGTTATTTCTTTGAAGGGCTTGATGATGATACGCCAGAGACCAAAAATGACCCGGCTCTCGATATCGTAAACGCGATTGGCTCCATCAAGGATGACACTGTAAGAGCCCGTATTCTAACGTTTATTGAAGACGTATCAGGCGTTACGGTCGCCCGCCGGGGCTAAGGGCTGCCGCCGCCCCTCGCGCCTACGAACCCGCCGAAGGCGGCAACGAAGGGCGCAGGTCGAACGGCAGGCAGCAGTCACCAGAGCCGGAGTTCCGGTGTCCGCATCAATTCGGCGTTACGCCACCAGCGTTTCCGCTTTCTTAAGATCGACAGAGACCAACTGGCTCACGCCCTGCTCTGCCATGGTGACTCCAAAGAGCCGATCCATCCGCGCCATCGTCACCGCGTGGTGCGTGATGATGAGGAAGCGCGTATCGGTCTGACGGCACATCTCGTCCAAGAGGTCACAAAATCTGGTCACATTTGCGTCATCAAGCGGGGCGTCGACCTCATCCAGCACACAGATCGGCGCTGGATTCGCGAGGAACACGGCAAAAATCAGTGCCATCGCGGTCAATGTCTGCTCTCCGCCCGACAGAAGGCTCAGCGTGCTGAGCTTCTTACCCGGCGGCTGACACATGATCTCAAGCCCGGCTTCCAGCGGATCATCACTTTCGACCATCACAAGGTTCGCTTCGCCACCACCAAAGAGATGGGTGAACAACATCGAGAAGTTCGCGTTCACCTGTTCAAAGGCCGTCAACAGCCGCTCACGCCCTTCGCGGTTCAGTCCGGCAATACCGCTTCGCAGGGTTTTGATCGCCTCCTCTAGATCGGCCTTCTCGGTCAGAAGCGCATCATGCTCTTCGCGGACCTCTTTCGCGTCATCCTCCGCGCGAAGGTTCACCGCCCCCAGCGAATCCCGCTGGCGTTTGTGGCGGTTCACATCCTCTTCCAAGGTTTCGGCTTGGAGATTCTGCTCCACACTAAGGTCGAGCGCATCACGTAGCGCTTCGGGGGTGACCTGCCGCTCGTCCTGAATACGTTCAGCGGCGTGCGACACAGTTTCACGGGCGGCATCGCTGCGCGCTTCGGCCCGCGCCCGGGCTTCACGCGCGTCCGAGGCCTGACGTTCAGCGTCACGCTCAGCTTCTGTCGCAGCCTTTAGCGCATTCTCCGCAGCGCCCAGCGTTTCTACTGCACGGGTACGGCGCGTTTCGGCAGCCGTGATCGCGCCCATGAGCTCTTCTCGCTTGGCCGCAATCTCTGCGGGAGCGGCGCTTGCTTGCGATAGTTCCGCCTCCGAGGCGGTCTTGCGCTCGACCAATTCTGCCGTTCGCTTGCCTGCGGTCTCTAGCCGGTGCCGCCAACCGCTTATCTCTTTCGTCACTTCCTCCGCCCGCCGGACACGGGATTCGCCCTCTCGACGTAACTCATCATGAGCGGAGCGGCGCGACATCATGGTGATCCGCGAGGCTTCGACCGTCATGCGAATATCTTCGACCATAGCCCGCGCGGCAGAAAGGTCGTCCAACCCTTCCAGCGTACGCTCGGCGTCGAGCACTTCCGCGCGGGCGGCAATCGCGGCCTCTTCGTGGCGTTTCACAGCAAGGCCAAGGGATTCCAATCGGCTTTGCGCAAGATTTCGATCTGCCTCTGCACGGCTCAGCGCGCGGCCCGCATCTGCGACCTGCCTGTCCGCATCGCGCCGCGCCTCACGGGCACGCTTGTCGGCGTCGGCCTGCTCTGCCAATTGGCGCTGTAATGTCTCATGAGCAGCCCGCGCGCCATCGGCCCGTTGGCTTGCTTCCTCTAATGCCTGCTTCAACACTTCAAGCCGGTTCAACTGCTGCAGGCGCAGGGCCGCTGCCGATGGCGCGTCTTCGGCCCACGCGCGGAAGCCGTCCCACCGCCAAAGATCACCCTCGGGCGAAACCAAACGCTGCCCCGGCAACAACTGCGCCTGAAGCCGCGTACCCCCATCGGGATCGACGAGTCCGATCTGGCTCATACGGCGTTCAAGCACCTCAGGCACCGACACATGCTGCGTCAGCGGGGTCACCCCCCCAGGCAGCGGTTGCGCCTCCAGATACCCCGGAAGCACCGACCAGCCGGAAGGCCCATCCGCATCAACCTCAGGCGCGCGCAAATCGTCTGCCAAAGCAGCCCCAAGCGCTTTCTCAAATCCATGTTCAACCTGCAACCGATCGAGGATCTGCCCGCCCTCGGCGGTATCACGTTCCACCAACTTCGCCAGCGCCCCAGCTTCCGCCCGCAAGGCGTTGGTTTCGCCCTCCGCCTCTGACCGCTCTGCCCGCGCGTCGGCTTCGCGCGATTGCGTATCGGCGCGGGTTTCCTCGGCGGCCAAAAGGGCGGCATCCGCGGCCGCGGCGGCATCGACGGCCGCCACCTCTGCCTTCTGCGCCGTTGCGAAATCTAACCCAGCCTGATCGAGCGTCGCTTGGCTTTGGGCCACTGCATCACGTGCTTTAGCGGCCTCTGCTTCCGATTTCTGTAGGGTCTTTCGGCTGTCCTGAAGCAACCGTTCCGCCGAACTGTGACGCGCCGACAACCGGGCGACATCTTCGGTTTGTTGGGCCAAATCCCCCTCGCGGATTTGCAACACGGAAGAGGCCTCACGCGCGGCCTCTCCGGCAGCCTCTAGCGCGTTGTCATGCCCTTCGCCCGCCTTGGCCAATTCCCGCGCTTCCAATTCGAGACGTTCAATCGTTTCCTCGGCGTCGCGGTTCAACCCACCTTCGCGGTCGATATCGCGGGTCAGTTGCGTGATCCGCCCGGATAGCGTTTCGATTAACGCAGCAGCGCGGGATTCCTGTTCGGTCAATGTGTCGCGTTGCGTGGCAAGGCGTTGAAGAACGGCAGCAGAGATCGCCTCTTCTTCGCGCAAAGCGGGCAAAGCGGCTTCGGCCTCTTCGCGTCCTTTGGCGATCTGGCGCACCTGCGCTTCGGCCTCGGCCGCGGACGCGACGCGGGCGCGCAATTCCTCTTCGGACTTGCCGCGTGCATCCTCCGCTTCGCGCCAACGGTGGTAAAGCAGCAGCCCCTCGGCACGGCGCAGGGCTTCGCCGATTTCGCGATAGCGCGCGGCTTGGCGGGCTTGGCGGGCCAGCGTGGCCAATTGGGCAGCAAGCTGTTCGATCACGTCATCGACACGAGCAAGGTTTTGTTCTGCGCCATTCAGCTTCAATTCAGCTTCATGCCGGCGTTGATAAAGCCCAGAAATCCCAGCTGCCTCTTCCAAAATACGGCGACGGCTTTTGGGTTTGGCATTGATCAATTCAGCAATCTGCCCCTGTCGCACCAGCGCAGGGCTATGGGCGCCGGTGGACGCATCAGCGAAAAGCATTTGCACATCACGCGCCCGCACGTCTTTGCCGTTCACCTTATAGGCACTGCCCACATCGCGGGTGATGCGGCGAACGATTTCCAGCGCGTCTTGTTCGTTAAAGCCCGCAGGCGCTAACCGATCGCTGTTATCCAAGTGCAACGAGACTTCGGCAAAATTGCGCGCCGGGCGCGAGGCAGCCCCGGCAAAAATCACATCTTCCATACCACCGCCACGCATTGCGGTCGGGCGGTTTTCGCCCATGACCCACCGCAATGCTTCAAGCAGGTTGGATTTGCCACAGCCGTTCGGCCCCACGACCCCGGTCAGCCCGTCTGAGATGACGAGGTCGGTCGGGTCCACGAAGCTTTTGAAGCCGGTCAGTCTGAGTTTGGAAAAGCGCAAGTTAGCCCTGCCGTAATTGATTCTTACCTGAGCGGCGAACTTGCCGTTTTGGGAGGGTCCGAGTCAATCAAAAGCCCCAAGGGAAGGG of Sulfitobacter sp. DSM 110093 contains these proteins:
- a CDS encoding LysR family transcriptional regulator, which codes for MYHPLLMNQHMSDIAPVDAAPKPPLKEPAPALLFEMIRSFVTLASTLNLSHAVAQLSSTRQTVRRHIQQLEDTMGAALFSIENRRYSLTKAGIEALPEARDILDRGKLWLDGKTRHADGMLRLSHEEPNGWCFHQQQQPLSLIWDGGSPMLQAALQAWTQSQGELESEAFRAMRPYVLVYRDSPNGWICTEVGEKSFYTQWWGWSNARSSIGRPLKLFPGGPEFENMLNFPFREVEATYGVRLDEVVTQIPREEGGAPVPLAYKRLLMAGRYPDKSFALIAAVDRSASVNIVGVDETFLREMPLDAKVTFGG
- a CDS encoding helix-turn-helix transcriptional regulator, which encodes MSHPVDIHVGRRLKQARTLRRQSQTDVARELKLSFQQIQKYEIGSNRIAASRLHELARILEVTPGYFFEGLDDDTPETKNDPALDIVNAIGSIKDDTVRARILTFIEDVSGVTVARRG
- a CDS encoding AAA family ATPase, whose product is MRFSKLRLTGFKSFVDPTDLVISDGLTGVVGPNGCGKSNLLEALRWVMGENRPTAMRGGGMEDVIFAGAASRPARNFAEVSLHLDNSDRLAPAGFNEQDALEIVRRITRDVGSAYKVNGKDVRARDVQMLFADASTGAHSPALVRQGQIAELINAKPKSRRRILEEAAGISGLYQRRHEAELKLNGAEQNLARVDDVIEQLAAQLATLARQARQAARYREIGEALRRAEGLLLYHRWREAEDARGKSEEELRARVASAAEAEAQVRQIAKGREEAEAALPALREEEAISAAVLQRLATQRDTLTEQESRAAALIETLSGRITQLTRDIDREGGLNRDAEETIERLELEARELAKAGEGHDNALEAAGEAAREASSVLQIREGDLAQQTEDVARLSARHSSAERLLQDSRKTLQKSEAEAAKARDAVAQSQATLDQAGLDFATAQKAEVAAVDAAAAADAALLAAEETRADTQSREADARAERSEAEGETNALRAEAGALAKLVERDTAEGGQILDRLQVEHGFEKALGAALADDLRAPEVDADGPSGWSVLPGYLEAQPLPGGVTPLTQHVSVPEVLERRMSQIGLVDPDGGTRLQAQLLPGQRLVSPEGDLWRWDGFRAWAEDAPSAAALRLQQLNRLEVLKQALEEASQRADGARAAHETLQRQLAEQADADKRAREARRDADRQVADAGRALSRAEADRNLAQSRLESLGLAVKRHEEAAIAARAEVLDAERTLEGLDDLSAARAMVEDIRMTVEASRITMMSRRSAHDELRREGESRVRRAEEVTKEISGWRHRLETAGKRTAELVERKTASEAELSQASAAPAEIAAKREELMGAITAAETRRTRAVETLGAAENALKAATEAERDAERQASDAREARARAEARSDAARETVSHAAERIQDERQVTPEALRDALDLSVEQNLQAETLEEDVNRHKRQRDSLGAVNLRAEDDAKEVREEHDALLTEKADLEEAIKTLRSGIAGLNREGRERLLTAFEQVNANFSMLFTHLFGGGEANLVMVESDDPLEAGLEIMCQPPGKKLSTLSLLSGGEQTLTAMALIFAVFLANPAPICVLDEVDAPLDDANVTRFCDLLDEMCRQTDTRFLIITHHAVTMARMDRLFGVTMAEQGVSQLVSVDLKKAETLVA